CGGATCCGCTCGCCCGGTCGAGCTCGCCCGTCGGCTCGTCCGCGAGCAGCACCTGCGGGTGGTTCGCGAGCGCGACGGCGATGGCGACGCGCTGCTGCTCGCCGCCGGACAGCTGCGCCGGTCGCCGGTCGCCCTTGTCGGCGATCCCGAGCATCCCGAGGAGCTCCGCGGCGCGCGTCGCCCGGTCGCGGCGGCGGACGCCCGCGAACGCCATCGGCAGCGCGACGTTCTCGGCGGCCGTCAGGTACGGCAGCAGGTTCCGGGACGTGCGCTGCCAGACGAAGCCGACGACCTCGCGGCGGTAGGCGACGCGGTCGGCGGGCGTCATGCGGAGGAGGTCCCAGCGGCCGACGCGCGCGCGGCCGGCCGTGGGCACGTCGAGGCCGGAGATGATCTGGAGGAGCGTCGACTTGCCCGCGCCGGACGCGCCGACCACGGCGATCATCTCGCCGGCGTCGACGAGCAGGTCGAGGCCCTGCAGCGCCTGCACCTCGATGTCGCCGACCTGGTGGATCCGCACGAGGCTGTCGCAGACGATGAGCGCGCCGGCGCCGAACTCGGGGGCGCCGGGGCGCGGGACGGTCTCGCGCGTCGTTCGTCGGGTCATGCTGCATCCCCTTCTCGGAGCACCGCGGCGAGGCGGTCGTGGCGGTGGGCGGCGGCCTCGGCGAGGATCGCGAGGGCCGTGAGCAGGAGGGCGGCGCCGGCGACCGCGAGCACCACGGCGGGCGCGATCGAGGGCGGGGGATCCGCGCGGCCGCCCGTGAGCAGCCGGAGGCCGAGCGCGGGACCGAGCGCCAGCACGGTGACGACGGCCGCGACCGCGCCGCCGACGAGCGCCGCGAGCACGGACGGCGCGAGCTCCGCGACGGCCAGGGGGATCCCGCCGCGTCGCGGCAGGCCGAGCGTGCGGAGGAGGGCGAGCGTGCGGGCGCGGCGGCCGGCGCCGGCGACCGCGGTGGCGAGGAGGGCGAGGGCCGCGAGGATCCCGGCGGCGGCCGTCGCGAGCGCGAGCACGAGGTCCACCCCGCCCGCGAGCGCGCCCGTGGAGCGCTCGGCCTGCCAAGTGTCCCGAGTGAGCACGTCGGCGGGATCCACGTCGAGGGCCGCGACCGCGGCGACCGCGCCCGGGCCGGTCACGAGCACCTGGTCGGCCACGATCGGCTCGCCCGCCCAGTACGCGAGCGCGCCCCGGTCGACGATCACGAAGGGGCCGCCGAGGTAGCCGCGCGGGCCGTCCGCGATCACGCCCGCGACACGCACGCGCACGTTGCGCTCGCCGAAGGTGAGCACGGGGTCGTCGATGACGAGGCGGTCGGCGAGGGCGCGGTCGACGAG
The genomic region above belongs to Clavibacter phaseoli and contains:
- a CDS encoding ABC transporter ATP-binding protein yields the protein MTRRTTRETVPRPGAPEFGAGALIVCDSLVRIHQVGDIEVQALQGLDLLVDAGEMIAVVGASGAGKSTLLQIISGLDVPTAGRARVGRWDLLRMTPADRVAYRREVVGFVWQRTSRNLLPYLTAAENVALPMAFAGVRRRDRATRAAELLGMLGIADKGDRRPAQLSGGEQQRVAIAVALANHPQVLLADEPTGELDRASGSDVMAAMHAANRELGTTVVIVTHDPAVAEQVERTVAIRDGRTASEVVRRREVDAAGESRVVAEEYAVLDRAGRLQLPASYRRSLDLRGRVRLELEADHVGVWPDGPPRAADAEREDGAR